Proteins encoded by one window of Phycisphaerae bacterium:
- a CDS encoding nucleotidyltransferase domain-containing protein, protein MQIEQILKEFRENITQLYKKRLKSIILYGSWARGTATDNSDIDLAIVLESDVAAGREIDRMIDIVTEINLKYGVLISIYPVSEKDYASVNSPLLLNLRREGVAA, encoded by the coding sequence ATGCAAATAGAACAAATACTCAAAGAATTTAGGGAAAACATCACTCAACTGTACAAAAAAAGGCTTAAGAGCATTATACTCTACGGCTCATGGGCAAGAGGTACTGCTACGGATAATTCAGATATCGATTTGGCAATTGTACTCGAAAGTGATGTTGCGGCAGGCCGCGAAATAGACCGGATGATAGATATTGTAACCGAAATAAACCTCAAATACGGCGTATTGATTTCCATATATCCGGTATCAGAAAAGGATTACGCTTCTGTTAACAGTCCTTTGCTCTTAAATCTGCGAAGGGAAGGAGTGGCCGCATGA
- a CDS encoding HNH endonuclease, whose amino-acid sequence MKFELEDFHRNILDEELINDMKRVAAELKQNTLTTRQYDKHGKYHSQTIISRLGSWLMAIEKAGLMETRQQIKGATEEELFENLEEVWVKLGRQPRWRDMRLPISKYGSSRYDHWRKTLEKFVAYVNKEGYISSEAEIKSLKIEPTTKHKTSRTVNWRLRFLVMHRDDFKCKLCGVSPAIKPGTILHVDHIKAWTNGGETVIENLQTLCNQCNIGKSNLSLENKGQS is encoded by the coding sequence ATGAAATTCGAGCTCGAGGATTTCCATCGCAATATACTCGATGAAGAATTAATCAATGATATGAAGCGAGTGGCCGCTGAATTAAAACAGAACACCCTAACCACCAGGCAGTACGATAAACATGGTAAGTATCATAGTCAAACGATTATAAGTAGGTTAGGCTCTTGGCTTATGGCGATTGAAAAAGCTGGCCTAATGGAAACGAGACAACAAATTAAAGGGGCTACCGAAGAAGAACTTTTTGAAAACCTTGAAGAAGTGTGGGTTAAGTTAGGGCGGCAACCGCGGTGGCGAGATATGCGACTTCCAATATCAAAGTATGGGTCAAGTCGTTACGACCATTGGCGGAAGACCTTAGAAAAATTTGTAGCGTATGTTAACAAGGAAGGATATATTTCCTCAGAAGCCGAGATTAAAAGTCTAAAAATTGAACCAACAACAAAACATAAAACGTCCAGAACAGTAAATTGGCGGTTGCGTTTTTTGGTAATGCATAGAGATGACTTCAAATGTAAATTATGCGGTGTAAGTCCAGCGATAAAACCGGGGACAATTCTTCACGTAGATCATATTAAGGCTTGGACTAACGGCGGAGAAACAGTAATCGAGAACCTTCAAACCCTTTGCAACCAGTGTAATATAGGAAAAAGTAATTTATCGTTGGAAAATAAGGGTCAAAGTTAA
- a CDS encoding HEPN domain-containing protein, with product MKEIQLLINKAQRYIKSAKLLLDDGDYESAVSRIYYAMFFCTEATLLTKNLSFSSHKGVISAFGEHFIKTGIFDKKLWKELNRAFEKRQLGDYGYTSVIEHNEAELMLQSGSDFVNSVAKWLKEQQ from the coding sequence ATGAAAGAAATCCAGTTGCTTATTAACAAGGCACAGCGATATATCAAAAGTGCAAAGCTGCTTCTCGATGACGGCGACTACGAATCTGCGGTCTCAAGAATTTATTATGCTATGTTTTTTTGTACTGAGGCAACTCTCTTAACAAAAAATTTATCATTCTCCTCTCACAAAGGCGTAATATCTGCTTTCGGCGAGCATTTTATTAAAACAGGTATTTTTGATAAAAAACTGTGGAAAGAACTCAACAGGGCATTTGAAAAAAGACAGCTTGGTGATTATGGGTATACCTCTGTAATTGAACATAACGAAGCTGAACTTATGCTTCAAAGCGGGTCCGATTTTGTCAATTCAGTAGCCAAGTGGTTAAAAGAACAACAATAG